The Flavobacterium faecale genome has a segment encoding these proteins:
- the rpmA gene encoding 50S ribosomal protein L27 produces MAHKKGVGSSKNGRESESKRLGVKIFGGQAAIAGNIIVRQRGSKHNPGENVYISKDHTLHARVPGIVKFQKKRDNKSYVSILPFEVEG; encoded by the coding sequence ATGGCTCACAAGAAAGGTGTCGGTAGTTCCAAGAATGGTAGAGAATCAGAATCAAAACGTTTAGGTGTTAAGATTTTTGGTGGACAAGCTGCTATTGCAGGGAACATCATCGTAAGACAAAGAGGTTCTAAACACAACCCAGGAGAAAATGTATACATCTCAAAAGATCATACATTACACGCAAGAGTTCCTGGAATTGTAAAGTTCCAAAAGAAAAGAGATAACAAATCATACGTTTCAATCCTTCCATTCGAAGTTGAAGGATAA
- a CDS encoding DMT family transporter: protein MEAKQGKWAYLTLLALIWGSSFILIKKGLIGLTAIQVGSLRIIFASIFLMIIGFKSLSKVPKEKWKYLALTALCGTFFPAFLFAISQTELDSGVTAILNSLTPLNTLIIGAIAFKVGFQKRQLFGVFIGLAGSLLLVLNGAMNHPEQNYYYAFLIIIASICYAINVNLIKHYLSDLSPLSITTGNFAVLFLPALAILFFSGFTETMAVEKTQTSILFILILGVLGTGIANIIFFKLIQIASPVFASSVTYLIPLIAFSWGLLDNESLTPVQFFGAFIILIGVYLSARKQKETT, encoded by the coding sequence ATGGAAGCAAAACAAGGAAAATGGGCCTACTTAACATTATTAGCGCTTATATGGGGAAGTTCTTTTATATTAATTAAAAAAGGTCTTATCGGTTTAACCGCAATTCAAGTGGGTTCTTTGCGAATTATATTTGCCTCTATCTTCCTGATGATAATTGGCTTTAAGAGTTTATCAAAAGTTCCAAAAGAGAAATGGAAATACCTTGCCTTAACTGCTTTATGTGGCACGTTTTTCCCTGCGTTTCTATTTGCTATTTCGCAAACAGAACTCGATAGTGGCGTAACAGCTATTCTTAATTCTCTTACTCCCTTAAATACACTAATCATAGGTGCTATAGCTTTCAAAGTAGGATTTCAAAAAAGACAACTTTTTGGGGTTTTCATCGGGTTGGCAGGTAGTTTATTATTAGTTTTAAATGGCGCAATGAACCATCCGGAACAAAATTACTACTATGCTTTTTTAATCATCATTGCATCAATTTGTTACGCAATCAATGTCAACCTAATCAAGCATTACCTATCAGACCTATCACCATTAAGTATCACAACCGGGAATTTTGCTGTGTTATTTTTACCTGCGCTTGCCATTTTATTCTTCTCTGGATTTACAGAAACAATGGCCGTAGAAAAAACACAAACATCAATACTCTTCATTTTGATTCTTGGCGTATTAGGAACTGGTATCGCAAACATTATATTTTTTAAACTAATACAAATTGCCTCACCGGTATTCGCCTCTTCGGTAACTTATTTGATTCCGTTAATCGCCTTTAGCTGGGGACTATTAGACAACGAAAGCCTCACTCCTGTTCAGTTCTTTGGAGCCTTCATCATCTTAATTGGCGTTTATCTATCTGCTAGGAAGCAAAAAGAAACTACCTGA
- a CDS encoding M16 family metallopeptidase, producing MKTYSLLFILLLFTATMQAQDYKQPKQGKPPVVNVKKPQIFSLSNGLKVMVVEDHKLPRVTFNLTIDNPPYAEKDKKGVDDLTSSLMGNGSVKISKDDFNEELDFLGANVNFNSHGAYANSLSKYAGRVLELMSFGTLYPNFSQEELDKEKAKMRESLKSQEKSAPAISNRVVDVLSFGKEHPMGEYITLQTIDNVSLADIQHYYNAYFVPENAYLVIIGDVKFNEVKKSVETLFGKWQKRNTTVASYPEPANVGALEINFVNVPTASQTEISVVNTVHLKMNAPDFFPAVIATHILGGGYNSNLNMNLREANGWTYGANSSMGVGKYIDKLRSSSSVRVNATDSAVVEFVKEIKKMRTEKVSDQLLTDVKAGFIGRFVMNFEKPQSIARYALNTEIEELPKDFYENYIKTITAVTADDVLKAANKYFLIDNSRIIIIGNAEVVLPGLKKLNIPIHYFDKFGSPITEAQLQVAQ from the coding sequence ATGAAAACATATTCCTTATTATTCATCCTATTATTGTTTACCGCTACTATGCAAGCACAAGATTATAAACAGCCAAAACAAGGCAAGCCACCCGTTGTAAATGTCAAAAAACCACAAATATTTTCACTTTCGAATGGATTAAAGGTGATGGTGGTTGAAGATCATAAATTACCGAGAGTCACTTTTAATTTGACAATTGATAATCCGCCTTATGCTGAAAAAGATAAAAAAGGAGTAGATGACTTGACAAGCAGCCTAATGGGGAACGGAAGTGTGAAGATCTCCAAAGACGATTTTAATGAAGAGTTGGACTTTTTGGGCGCTAACGTTAATTTTAATTCGCATGGTGCGTATGCCAATTCACTATCAAAATATGCTGGTAGAGTTTTGGAGTTGATGTCTTTTGGGACTTTATATCCTAATTTTTCTCAAGAAGAGTTGGATAAAGAAAAAGCCAAAATGCGCGAAAGTTTAAAATCGCAAGAAAAAAGCGCTCCAGCCATATCAAATAGAGTTGTCGATGTGTTGAGCTTTGGTAAAGAACACCCAATGGGCGAATATATCACTTTGCAAACGATCGATAATGTGAGTCTTGCAGATATTCAACACTACTATAATGCGTACTTCGTTCCAGAAAATGCCTATCTCGTTATTATTGGGGATGTGAAATTCAATGAAGTTAAAAAGAGTGTCGAAACCCTTTTTGGAAAATGGCAAAAACGAAATACGACAGTAGCATCTTATCCTGAGCCTGCAAATGTAGGTGCGCTTGAGATTAATTTTGTTAATGTGCCAACTGCATCTCAAACCGAAATCTCGGTGGTGAATACTGTTCACTTAAAAATGAATGCACCTGACTTTTTTCCGGCAGTAATTGCAACTCATATTTTGGGTGGTGGGTATAATAGTAATTTGAATATGAATCTTCGTGAGGCAAATGGTTGGACGTATGGAGCTAATTCCTCAATGGGGGTTGGAAAATATATTGATAAATTAAGATCATCCTCTTCGGTGCGTGTAAATGCTACAGATAGTGCGGTGGTTGAATTTGTTAAGGAGATCAAGAAAATGCGTACTGAAAAAGTGTCTGACCAATTGTTGACAGATGTTAAGGCTGGTTTTATAGGCCGATTTGTGATGAACTTTGAAAAACCTCAATCTATTGCCCGTTATGCGTTGAATACTGAGATTGAAGAATTGCCTAAAGATTTCTACGAAAATTATATTAAAACGATAACTGCAGTAACTGCAGATGATGTTTTGAAAGCAGCGAATAAGTATTTTTTAATTGATAATTCGCGAATCATTATAATTGGTAATGCCGAAGTAGTGCTACCGGGTCTTAAGAAATTAAATATTCCAATTCATTATTTTGATAAATTTGGTAGTCCTATCACTGAAGCGCAATTGCAAGTAGCGCAGTAG
- a CDS encoding M16 family metallopeptidase — protein MKKYIMIASTALMLGGVASAQKITFEEYNLDNGMHVILHKDSAAPVVVTSVMYHVGSKDENPNKTGFAHFFEHLLFEGTKNIKRGEWMKLVSANGGVNNANTTEDRTYYYEVFPSNSLELGLWMEAERLYHPVINQIGVDTQKGVIKEEKKSRSDNQPYGAVIEVVKENMYTKHPYRWPIIGSMEHLDSAKLEDFQMFNQQFYTPNNAVLVVAGDIDIKITKEWIQKFFGFIPKGPAVKRVSFEEAPITETIKARYEDPNIQIPMVVASYRTPSMKTREARVLDYISGYLSDGKSSKLYKKMVDQSKKALQVGAFNYSQEDYGMYIIYSLPMAEFGAADLLKEIDEEIVKIQTDLISEKDFQKLQNQFENQYVNNNSNVEGVAENLAKYYMLYGDVNLINTEIDIYHSISREEIREVARKYLNPNQRLLLDYVPVPEPKN, from the coding sequence ATGAAAAAATATATAATGATAGCAAGTACTGCTCTTATGTTGGGTGGAGTAGCGTCTGCTCAGAAAATCACTTTTGAAGAATATAATCTTGATAACGGTATGCATGTGATTTTGCATAAAGATAGCGCCGCGCCTGTGGTGGTTACTTCAGTGATGTATCATGTAGGTTCTAAAGATGAGAACCCAAATAAAACTGGTTTTGCACATTTTTTCGAACACTTACTTTTCGAAGGAACAAAAAATATTAAAAGAGGGGAATGGATGAAATTGGTTTCGGCCAATGGAGGTGTTAATAATGCCAATACAACCGAAGATCGTACCTATTATTATGAAGTCTTTCCGTCAAACAGTTTGGAGTTGGGTTTATGGATGGAGGCTGAGCGTTTGTATCATCCTGTGATTAATCAAATAGGAGTAGACACGCAGAAAGGTGTTATTAAGGAAGAGAAAAAGTCGCGATCAGATAATCAGCCTTACGGTGCGGTGATCGAAGTGGTTAAAGAAAATATGTACACCAAACATCCTTATAGATGGCCTATTATAGGTTCTATGGAACATTTGGATTCGGCTAAATTAGAAGATTTTCAAATGTTTAATCAGCAATTTTATACTCCTAATAATGCTGTTTTGGTGGTTGCAGGTGATATCGATATTAAAATCACCAAAGAGTGGATCCAAAAATTTTTTGGCTTTATACCAAAAGGACCAGCTGTGAAAAGGGTTTCATTTGAAGAGGCTCCAATAACCGAAACGATAAAAGCAAGATACGAAGATCCAAATATTCAGATTCCGATGGTGGTGGCTTCATACAGAACGCCTTCGATGAAAACTAGAGAAGCACGAGTATTGGATTATATCTCGGGGTATCTAAGTGATGGTAAAAGTTCAAAATTGTACAAAAAAATGGTTGATCAAAGTAAAAAGGCATTGCAAGTTGGTGCTTTTAACTACAGCCAAGAAGATTACGGAATGTACATAATTTATAGTTTGCCTATGGCAGAATTTGGTGCTGCAGATTTACTGAAAGAGATTGATGAAGAGATTGTAAAAATTCAAACAGACTTAATTTCAGAAAAAGATTTTCAAAAGTTGCAAAATCAATTCGAAAATCAATATGTGAACAATAATTCAAACGTGGAAGGTGTTGCTGAGAATTTAGCAAAATACTACATGTTATACGGTGATGTAAATTTGATAAACACTGAAATAGATATTTATCATTCGATCTCTAGAGAAGAAATTAGAGAAGTTGCCAGAAAATATTTAAATCCAAATCAAAGATTGTTGTTGGATTATGTTCCAGTTCCAGAACCAAAAAATTAA
- the rplU gene encoding 50S ribosomal protein L21: MYAIVEIAGQQFKVSKDLKVYVNRLASEEGSKISFDKVLLLDDNGNVTLGAPAIEGASVEAKVLQHLKGDKVIIFKKKRRKGYKKRNGHRQYLTQIVIEGITATGAKKATKKAAAEASTEEAPAPKVKKAPKAKKEDTQE, translated from the coding sequence ATGTATGCAATCGTAGAGATAGCAGGGCAACAGTTCAAAGTAAGCAAAGACTTAAAGGTTTATGTTAACCGTTTGGCTAGTGAAGAAGGTTCAAAAATTTCTTTTGACAAAGTTCTTTTATTAGACGACAATGGTAATGTAACTTTAGGCGCCCCAGCTATAGAAGGTGCTTCAGTAGAAGCTAAAGTGTTACAACACTTAAAAGGAGACAAAGTTATCATTTTCAAAAAGAAAAGAAGAAAAGGATACAAGAAAAGAAATGGTCACAGACAATATCTTACTCAAATTGTAATTGAAGGTATTACTGCTACAGGTGCTAAAAAAGCAACTAAAAAAGCAGCTGCTGAAGCAAGTACTGAAGAAGCACCAGCTCCAAAAGTAAAAAAAGCTCCAAAAGCTAAAAAAGAAGATACTCAAGAATAA
- a CDS encoding heavy-metal-associated domain-containing protein — protein MKIIKSIALVVLAGIVFTSCKKEAEVSEKIIPQNAKAETAVVKKEVAAENLQSATFKIEGMTCPEGCAKTIQEDLTKTDGVQLAAVDFDKKLATVSFDKTVQNQASLTKIVQAAGDGTTYKVSDFK, from the coding sequence ATGAAAATTATAAAATCAATTGCATTAGTGGTTTTGGCGGGAATTGTTTTTACAAGTTGTAAAAAAGAAGCCGAAGTCTCAGAGAAAATAATTCCACAAAACGCTAAGGCTGAAACAGCTGTAGTTAAGAAAGAAGTTGCTGCAGAAAATTTGCAATCGGCTACATTCAAAATTGAAGGGATGACTTGTCCAGAAGGTTGTGCTAAAACTATACAAGAAGATTTGACTAAAACTGATGGCGTTCAATTAGCAGCTGTAGATTTTGATAAAAAATTGGCGACTGTTTCTTTTGATAAAACAGTTCAAAATCAAGCGTCTTTGACAAAAATCGTTCAAGCAGCTGGAGATGGAACTACTTACAAAGTTTCTGACTTTAAATAA